The Rhodothermaceae bacterium genome contains the following window.
AAAGTTATGCGACAAATGGATACGAAGTAGCCGATGTACCGATAAATACGATGGGATCTTGTCAGAAGTGGCGAGGTCCAACGGTGCACTGCAAGTCTTGTTTCCAAACAAATCTCCGATAACCCCTGTTTTACGCCTCTTATGGATTATTTTGGATCTTATTGTGAGCATTCAATGAGTTGATGCCTTAAAGAATGTGAGGAAATAGTTTGAGGTTATCCCCGAGCTGGATTTGTAAAAAACACGAGCCTGTTAAATTGTCATGAAATTTGATATGCTTCCGGGATTGGGGTATAAATCGCGAATACCAAACACACGAACTGACGTTAGAGCAGGTGTTATTTGAAAGTGCTCCGGCCAAGATCAACCTTGGCCTCCACATAATACGTAGACGGGCGGACGGATACCATGATCTGGCAACAGTGTTTCATCCAATTGGATGGGCTGACAGGATTACGGTCAGTTCTGCAGGGGAAATCAGCATGACCTGCACAGATGCCACGCTTTCCTGTGGAAGGGACAACCTGGTTATTCGCGCGGCCAAGCTTTTGCGGGAGGTTGCGGGGATTGATCAGGGGGCTTCGTTCCATCTGGAAAAAGTGCTTCCGTACGGCGCAGGACTTGGGGGCGGATCCAGTGATGCTGCCACGGCACTTCGCATGTTATGCAATCTTTGGAAATTAGACGATTCAGCCCTTGCACTGGGGTCACTAGCCCTGAAGATTGGTTCAGATGTGCCGTTCTTTTTGCATGGGCACACCGCACATGCAGAGGGAAGGGGGGAGCGGTTGACTCCCATGACCGATTATGTTTTCCCATTTAGTTTAACCGTCGTCGTCCCTCCCATTCACATTTCTACGTCATGGGCATTCCAACAGGTAAATGTATCGGAGACAAATCGCACGAATCTGATTGATGTGGTTCGGTCCAATGACTTGGATCGTTGGAGATGTGAATTGGTCAATGATTTCGAGAAGCCAGTTTTTTCACAATGGCCAGCAATACAGCAAATCAAGTCTTCACTGCTGCGCAGTGGGGCAGGGTTTGCGTCTCTTACTGGGTCAGGTGCGGGTGTATATGGTATCTTTGAGAGCAGAGAAGATGCGGAGGGGGCGGCTGAAGAAGCTGCAGCGAAAGGGTATGCCACATGGCACCAAGCTGCGGTGAATATTTAGGAAAAAAT
Protein-coding sequences here:
- the ispE gene encoding 4-(cytidine 5'-diphospho)-2-C-methyl-D-erythritol kinase, with amino-acid sequence MICFRDWGINREYQTHELTLEQVLFESAPAKINLGLHIIRRRADGYHDLATVFHPIGWADRITVSSAGEISMTCTDATLSCGRDNLVIRAAKLLREVAGIDQGASFHLEKVLPYGAGLGGGSSDAATALRMLCNLWKLDDSALALGSLALKIGSDVPFFLHGHTAHAEGRGERLTPMTDYVFPFSLTVVVPPIHISTSWAFQQVNVSETNRTNLIDVVRSNDLDRWRCELVNDFEKPVFSQWPAIQQIKSSLLRSGAGFASLTGSGAGVYGIFESREDAEGAAEEAAAKGYATWHQAAVNI